One Prunus dulcis chromosome 8, ALMONDv2, whole genome shotgun sequence DNA window includes the following coding sequences:
- the LOC117636824 gene encoding receptor-like protein kinase 7: MSFRQRLPPTTPFLILLFLCLCLLSPSTSNELEPLFKLKTALQGSNPTVFTSWTEATPICSFTGVVCNSNGLVSEINLSQQKLSGILPFDSICSLQSLKKLSLGWNGLHGSLTDDLKNCTSLKQLDLGNNSFTGKVPDLSSLSQLTLLSLNGSRFSGAFPWKSLENLTQLTFLSLGDNPFELSSFPAEVIKLDKLYWLYLTNCSITGQIPEGIGNLILLENLELSCNQLSGEIPQSISNLKKLRQLELYENLLTGKLPAGLGSLPSLVNFDASANKLEGDLSELRSLTQLASLQLFENQLEGEIPEEFGEFKSLVKLSLYKNKLTGTLPQKLGSWAGLDYIDVSENYLTGPIPPDMCNNGKMVDFLLLQNNFTGGIPENYANCKSLNRFRVSNNSLSGSVPVGMWSLPNVIIIDLAMNQFEGPLAPDIGKANSLSLLLLANNRFSGELPDTLSEATSLVSIQLSVNQFEGPIPETIGNLKKLSSLHLDQNMLSGTIPDSLGSCVGISEINLAQNNISGQIPSSLGSLHNLNSLNLSGNQLSSEIPTTLSSLKLSLLDLTNNRLIGRIPESLSIQAFSGSFDGNPGLCSRNMQNVRPCSSNSGTSRRPRIFLSSFIAGVLVLLVVVAVISLLKLRRKSLDHPLKSDSWTMKQYHVLSFTEKEILDSIRAENLIGKGGSGNVYKVALSDGKELAVKHIWTTSDTCDRKSYRSSASMLKKCKPRSSEYDAEVATLSSLRHVNVVKLYCSISSEDSNLLVYEYFPNGSLWDQLHTSNKMKMGWEVRHEIALGAARGLEYLHHGNHRPVIHRDVKSSNILLDGDWKPRIADFGLAKIMQVGADCTHVIAGTVGYIAPEYAYTCKVNEKSDVYSFGVVLMELVTGKRPTEPEFGDNMDIVSWVCSKMQYKESVLELVDSSISDYLKEDAIKVLSIAIHCTARVPVLRPSMRMVVQMLEEAEPRKLTSINITKEG, from the exons ATGTCGTTCAGGCAACGGCTTCCTCCGACGACACCTTTTCTCATTCTGCTCTTCCTCTGCCTGTGCCTGCTTTCTCCATCCACATCAAACGAGCTTGAACCGCTCTTCAAGCTCAAGACCGCCCTTCAAGGCTCAAACCCAACTGTTTTCACTTCTTGGACAGAAGCCACTCCCATATGCAGCTTCACTGGTGTTGTCTGCAACTCCAATGGCCTCGTCTCTGAAATCAACCTTTCTCAACAAAAGCTTTCTGGGATTCTTCCATTCGACTCAATTTGCTCGCTTCAATCTTTAAAGAAGCTTTCTTTGGGATGGAATGGCTTGCACGGAAGCCTAACAGACGACTTGAAAAACTGCACGAGTTTGAAGCAGTTGGATTTGGGTAACAATTCATTTACAGGGAAAGTTCCTGACTTGTCATCTCTGAGCCAATTAACCCTCTTGAGTCTGAATGGTAGCAGATTTTCAGGGGCATTTCCATGGAAATCACTAGAAAATCTTACCCAATTAACTTTCTTGAGCCTTGGAGACAACCCATTTGAGCTAAGCTCATTTCCTGCAGAGGTTATAAAGCTTGACAAGCTTTATTGGCTGTACCTCACAAATTGCAGCATCACTGGACAAATCCCAGAGGGTATTGGAAACCTTATTCTGCTTGAAAATCTGGAGCTTTCTTGTAACCAACTGTCTGGTGAAATTCCACAAAGTATTTCAAATCTCAAGAAGCTCAGGCAGCTTGAGCTTTATGAAAATTTGCTTACTGGGAAACTCCCAGCTGGGCTTGGTAGCCTTCCAAGCCTTGTGAATTTTGATGCCTCCGCTAATAAGCTTGAAGGTGATCTGTCTGAGCTGAGGTCCTTGACCCAGCTTGCCTCTCTGCAACTCTTTGAAAACCAATTAGAAGGAGAGATTCCTGAGGAGTTTGGGGAGTTCAAGAGCCTTGTTAAGCTCTCGCTTTACAAAAACAAGCTCACTGGTACTCTTCCTCAAAAGCTTGGTTCTTGGGCAGGCTTGGATTATATTGATGTATCAGAGAACTATCTGACCGGTCCTATACCACCTGACATGTGCAACAATGGAAAAATGGTTGATTTTCTTCTGCTGCAGAACAATTTCACAGGTGGGATCCCGGAAAACTATGCCAATTGCAAGTCTTTGAATCGGTTTCGTGTGAGTAACAATTCGCTTTCGGGTAGTGTCCCTGTTGGAATGTGGAGCTTGCCAAATGTTATCATCATTGATCTTGCTATGAATCAATTTGAAGGTCCTCTGGCACCAGATATTGGTAAGGCAAACTCTTTGTCATTGTTGCTCTTAGCTAATAATAGATTCTCAGGTGAGTTGCCTGATACTTTGTCAGAAGCTACCTCATTGGTCTCAATTCAGCTGAGTGTGAACCAGTTTGAGGGTCCAATCCCAGAAACAATTGggaatttgaagaaattaagCAGTCTTCATTTGGACCAAAATATGTTGTCTGGTACCATACCAGACTCATTAGGCTCATGTGTTGGTATCTCTGAAATAAACCTTGCCCAAAACAATATTTCTGGCCAAATCCCATCAAGTCTGGGATCATTACATAACCTAAACTCCTTGAACCTATCTGGAAACCAACTTTCCAGTGAAATTCCTACCACTTTGTCATCGCTCAAACTCAGCCTTCTTGATCTGACAAACAATCGGTTGATTGGACGCATACCGGAATCACTATCCATTCAAGCCTTTAGTGGAAGCTTTGATGGGAATCCGGGTTTGTGCAGTCGGAACATGCAAAATGTGAGGCCTTGTTCTTCAAATTCAGGAACTTCTAGAAGACCCCGAATATTCCTGTCCAGTTTCATTGCTGGAGTACTTGTTCTGCTTGTTGTGGTTGCTGTTATCTCGCTCTTGAAGCTGAGGAGGAAGAGTCTTGACCATCCATTGAAGAGTGATTCTTGGACTATGAAGCAGTACCATGTGCTAAGCTTCACAGAAAAGGAAATCCTGGACTCAATCAGAGCTGAGAATTTAATTGGCAAAGGAGGTTCAGGGAATGTATACAAAGTTGCACTGAGTGATGGGAAAGAACTTGCTGTAAAGCACATTTGGACCACTTCAGACACCTGTGACCGAAAAAGTTACCGAAGCAGCGCTTCCATGTTGAAGAAGTGCAAACCCAGGTCCTCAGAGTATGATGCAGAGGTGGCCACACTGAGCTCTCTGAGGCATGTGAATGTGGTGAAGCTCTACTGCAGCATATCAAGTGAGGACAGCAATCTGCTGGTTTATGAGTACTTTCCCAATGGGAGCTTATGGGATCAGCTGCACACAAGTAACAAGATGAAGATGGGGTGGGAGGTGAGGCATGAGATTGCATTGGGGGCTGCAAGGGGGTTGGAGTATCTTCACCATGGTAATCACAGACCTGTGATACACAGGGATGTGAAGTCTAGCAATATTCTGCTGGATGGGGATTGGAAGCCAAGAATTGCTGATTTTGGGCTTGCCAAGATTATGCAGGTTGGTGCAGATTGCACTCATGTCATTGCTGGGACAGTTGGGTACATAGCTCCAg AGTATGCATATACATGCAAGGTCAATGAGAAGAGTGATGTTTATAGCTTTGGGGTGGTCTTGATGGAATTGGTCACAGGGAAGAGGCCAACTGAGCCCGAGTTTGGAGACAACATGGATATAGTGAGCTGGGTTTGCAGCAAAATGCAGTACAAGGAGAGTGTGCTTGAATTGGTAGACTCAAGCATCTCAGATTATCTAAAAGAAGATGCCATCAAGGTGCTGAGCATTGCAATTCACTGCACCGCTAGGGTGCCGGTTCTAAGGCCTTCCATGAGAATGGTGGTTCAAATGCTGGAAGAGGCAGAGCCTCGTAAACTCACCAGCATAAATATTACCAAAGAAGGGTAA